The Megalobrama amblycephala isolate DHTTF-2021 linkage group LG13, ASM1881202v1, whole genome shotgun sequence genome contains a region encoding:
- the adar gene encoding double-stranded RNA-specific adenosine deaminase, which yields MSSGRGGFNKDCQRSYLPPQQGKPQFHSYTTTGRTRGPCVPSPGSVSGSYPHPSLYSSYPGAPGVPPRGRPFPPSPSEPPLWAPPQHSSDQISDTNGVSFRQYQVQFLRGQSAHAPQFKAPQQRGSQTSSQGEEVSTGPLHYQTGYRDFKRSGNSFGRRDCYSRGRGNWQREHNFGPKKKSGWNYPQQKGHYYPNQHTKHYWNTEVDDVSSGLHSLSLGDRITRVDDSDTLSCSSIASKVSSSPDSVRESLYLTPEIQQQVFAFLKSLGPDETIHARALGRKLNLPKTIVNKALYALLRTNQAVKQGEIPPLWRLCKEEDGEPIKGRDQSQSSKDLEKEPGQSSVINQETREHPTSTGAPSASQILFEADGNISDQSEDSEGDDTCETLFPVQDQQILLPAVQLETLSTMAESKDSKEKILQYLYEVGTGNALVIAKNLGLRSAKQVNPTLYAMEKQGDVRRNTEVTPPTWGLSAHRQEKMDRQRKAATAKQDVNSAEMLNLASEGIADIASVKLEADDEFDFEAVPMEGGENPLVDMLDNNNIFGNTELDMPGLEPIAPKPSELSTSTYQPPPHQFSYYQDMASNGGERLQWASDDIPEFLNTIRSEVAVSLAAPPPPTQSLESSRFQKLKEARSKNPVSGLMEFAQHLGHTCEFLLLDQSGPSHDPRFRMQVMLDGRRFPPAEGSNKKVAKKDAAATTLRILWREMKGAGGDEEEEPSIEGAESTTDLAEDMPSGTDTPPQALSRSLPGGKNPVSVLMEHSQRSGNAIQFIKTGQEGPPHDPRFMFRVKVGDRLFQEASAPSKKAAKQLAAEEAVKELMGDGLLHLNKPPGTFHSLGDNESQPAIPACPSLPPLTASELQAAHEAGVGDLINHLNNNAVSGLLEYARARGFAAEIRLVGQSGLSHEPKFTYQAKLGGRWFPAVCASNKKQGKQEAADAALRVLIGEAEKAARTGELTPELPVSGSTMHDQIAMLSHQRFNALTARIQHSLLGRKILATIVMRNGSDTLGTVVSLGTGNRCVKGEELSLRGDTVNDCHAEIISRRGFIRFLYGQLMKHWESPSDESIFEVADDGKLKIKSDITFHLYISTAPCGDGALFDKSCSEAAEENLSGHMPLFENVKQGKLRTKVENGEGTIPVESSDIVPTWDGIQHGERLRTMSCSDKILRWNVLGLQGALLSHFIHPVYLRSITLGYLYSHGHLTRAVCCRLARDGDVFKNSLPANFTLNHPEVGRVSVYDSARHTSKTKESSVNWSQPDQLTVEVLDGTKGKVDSPKMEVSRVSKSNLFRLFQALCQSAGRADLLALPSYAHAKMAATSFQDAKRLFFLALNQHGYGAWIGKPLEEKSFEGEARGSELRGGSGDVRAPCCAVDPNSCSSSNNNLQSATQGF from the exons ATGAGCAGTGGTAGAGGAGGGTTTAACAAAGATTGTCAGCGATCCTACCTCCCTCCCCAACAGGGAAAACCTCAGTTTCATTCCTACACAACCACTGGTCGTACACGGGGCCCTTGTGTCCCAAGCCCCGGCTCTGTATCTGGCAGCTATCCGCACCCTTCTCTTTACTCCTCTTACCCGGGTGCTCCTGGCGTACCTCCACGTGGTCGTCCTTTTCCCCCTAGTCCCTCTGAACCACCCCTGTGGGCACCCCCCCAGCACAGCAGTGATCAGATCTCTGACACAAATGGTGTAAGCTTCCGACAATATCAGGTGCAGTTCCTCAGGGGGCAGAGTGCACACGCTCCGCAGTTCAAAGCACCTCAACAGCGAGGGTCCCAAACCTCCAGCCAAGGGGAAGAGGTCTCAACTGGGCCTCTACATTACCAGACAGGTTATCGCGACTTCAAAAGAAGCGGTAACAGTTTTGGAAGAAGAGACTGCTACAGCAGAGGCCGAGGAAACTGGCAAAGGGAGCATAACTTTGGACCTAAGAAAAAGTCAGGGTGGAATTACCCTCAACAGAAGGGACATTATTATCCGAATCAACACACTAAGCATTACTGGAATACAGAGGTTGATGATGTGTCCTCTGGCCTTCATAGTCTGAGTTTAGGTGACCGAATAACAAGGGTAGACGACTCTGACACTTTGTCTTGCAGTAGCATTGCAAGCAAGGTTTCCAGTTCTCCCGACTCGGTCAGAGAGTCTCTTTATTTGACCCCTGAGATCCAGCAACAGGTCTTTGCTTTTTTGAAGTCACTCGGGCCAGACGAGACCATTCACGCAAGGGCCTTGGGCAGAAAGCTGAATCTCCCCAAGACGATTGTTAATAAGGCTTTATATGCCCTCTTAAGGACAAACCAAGCAGTGAAGCAAGGTGAGATTCCTCCTCTGTGGAGACTCTGTAAGGAAGAGGACGGTGAGCCCATCAAAGGGAGAGACCAATCGCAGTCTTCAAAGGATTTGGAGAAAGAGCCAGGTCAGAGTTCAGTCATAAACCAAGAGACTAGAGAGCATCCCACCAGCACCGGCGCTCCCTCTGCATCTCAGATCCTCTTTGAGGCTGACGGCAATATCAGTGACCAATCGGAGGATTCTGAAGGTGACGATACCTGTGAAACGTTGTTTCCTGTCCAGGATCAACAGATTCTTTTACCTGCAGTGCAGTTGGAAACCTTGTCAACGATGGCCGAGTCTAAAGATAGCAAAGAGAAGATTCTACAGTACCTCTACGAAGTGGGTACGGGTAATGCGCTTGTGATCGCCAAGAACCTCGGTCTGCGCAGTGCCAAGCAGGTTAATCCCACCCTCTATGCCATGGAGAAACAAGGTGATGTAAGGCGCAACACCGAAGTTACTCCACCTACCTGGGGACTTAGTGCACACCGGCAGGAAAAGATGGACCGCCAACGAAAAGCTGCGACTGCAAAACAGGATGTGAACAGTGCTGAGATGTTGAACTTGGCATCTGAAGGGATTGCAGACATAGCTTCGGTCAAGTTGGAAGCAGATGATGAATTTGATTTTGAAGCAGTTCCGATGGAAGGGGGTGAAAATCCATTGGTGGACATGttggacaacaacaacatttttgGTAACACAGAGCTTGATATGCCTGGCCTTGAGCCAATAGCCCCCAAACCCAGTGAGCTTTCCACCTCCACCTACCAACCTCCTCCCCATCAGTTCTCCTACTATCAGGATATGGCCAGTAATGGAGGAGAACGTTTACAGTGGGCATCTGATGATATTCCAGAATTCCTGAACACAATCCGCTCTGAGGTCGCTGTTTCATTGGCTGCTCCCCCTCCCCCAACCCAAAGCCTGGAGTCAAGCAGATTCCAGAAACTGAAGGAAGCCCGTAGTAAGAACCCAGTTAGTGGACTGATGGAGTTTGCTCAGCATCTTGGACACACTTGTGAATTCCTACTTCTGGACCAGTCTGGACCCTCACATGACCCCCG GTTCCGGATGCAGGTCATGTTAGATGGCCGCAGGTTTCCACCAGCTGAGGGTTCAAACAAAAAAGTGGCCAAAAAAGATGCTGCAGCCACAACCCTGAGGATTCTTTGGAGGGAGATGAAGGGAGCAGGTGGAGATGAAGAGGAAGAACCGAGCATTGAGGGAGCTGAGTCAACTACTGACCTGGCAGAAGATATGCCA AGTGGGACAGATACTCCGCCCCAGGCTCTGTCTCGGTCTCTACCTGGAGGAAAGAATCCTGTTTCTGTCCTGATGGAACACAGTCAGCGCAGTGGGAATGCCATCCAGTTTATCAAGACAGGACAGGAAGGGCCTCCCCATGATCCACG GTTTATGTTCCGTGTAAAGGTTGGGGACCGTCTCTTCCAAGAAGCCTCAGCACCCAGTAAGAAAGCAGCAAAGCAGCTGGCAGCAGAAGAGGCCGTGAAAGAGCTAATGGGAGATGGACTACTACATCTTAACAAG CCTCCAGGTACTTTCCATTCTCTGGGCGACAATGAGTCTCAGCCAGCGATTCCTGCATGCCCCTCGCTACCCCCGTTGACAGCATCTGAGCTCCAGGCAGCCCATGAAGCAGGTGTGGGTGACCTCATCAACCACCTGAACAACAACGCAGTGTCCGGCCTCCTCGAGTACGCCCGTGCTCGAGGCTTTGCTGCTGAAATCCGTCTGGTGGGCCAGTCCGGACTCTCACATGAGCCCAA GTTTACATACCAGGCTAAATTGGGAGGGCGGTGGTTTCCTGCAGTGTGTGCTAGTAATAAGAAGCAGGGGAAGCAGGAGGCAGCGGACGCTGCTCTACGAGTGCTCATCGGAGAAGCAGAGAAAGCGGCGCGTACTGGAGAGCTCACGCCAGAG TTGCCGGTATCAGGCAGTACAATGCATGATCAGATCGCCATGCTAAGCCATCAGCGCTTTAATGCACTCACAGCACGCATCCAGCACAGCCTTCTGGGTAGGAAGATTCTTGCTACCATCGTTATGAGAAATGGATCAGATACTCTTGGAACAGTTGTCAGCCTTGGGACAG GAAACCGCTGTGTTAAGGGAGAGGAGCTTAGTCTTCGAGGGGACACCGTTAATGACTGCCACGCAGAAATCATCTCCAGGAGAGGCTTTATCCG GTTTTTGTACGGTCAGCTGATGAAGCATTGGGAAAGCCCTAGTGATGAGAGTATTTTTGAGGTTGCAGACGATGGTAAGCTGAAGATCAAATCTGACATCACCTTTCATCTCTATATTAG CACTGCTCCATGTGGCGATGGCGCTCTGTTCGATAAGTCTTGCAGCGAGGCCGCTGAAGAAAATTTGTCTGGACACATGCCTCTCTTCGAGAACGTAAAACAGGGCAAGCTCAGAACCAAGGTGGAGAATG GTGAAGGCACTATCCCAGTGGAGTCCAGTGATATTGTGCCCACCTGGGATGGCATTCAGCATGGTGAGCGCCTGAGGACCATGAGCTGCAGTGACAAGATCCTGCGCTGGAATGTGCTCGGCCTACAGGGGGCGCTCCTTAGCCACTTCATCCACCCCGTTTATTTGCGCTCCATCACTCTTG GGTATCTCTACAGCCATGGTCACCTGACTCGAGCTGTATGTTGCCGATTGGCTAGAGACGGTGATGTGTTCAAAAATAGTTTACCAGCAAACTTTACTCTCAACCACCCTGAg GTGGGACGGGTGAGTGTGTATGACTCCGCACGCCACACAAGTAAGACCAAAGAGTCCAGCGTTAACTGGAGTCAACCAGACCAGCTCACCGTCGAGGTACTGGATGGCACCAAAGGCAAAGTGGACAG TCCCAAGATGGAGGTATCACGGGTTTCCAAGTCCAATCTGTTCCGTCTCTTCCAAGCTTTGTGCCAGAGTGCGGGCCGAGCCGATCTGCTGGCACTGCCGTCCTATGCCCACGCTAAGATGGCTGCCACTTCATTCCAGGATGCCAAGAGGCTGTTCTTCTTGGCGCTGAACCAACATGGATATGGCGCCTGGATCGGGAAGCCCTTGGAAGAAAAAAGTTTTGAGGGAGAAGCCAGAGGCTCTGAGCTAAGGGGAGGAAGCGGGGACGTCCGTGCTCCGTGTTGCGCAGTTGACCCCAATAGCTGCTCGAGCTCAAACAACAATTTACAGTCTGCAACACAGGGCTTTTAG